The Streptomyces sp. HUAS CB01 genome has a segment encoding these proteins:
- a CDS encoding glycerophosphodiester phosphodiesterase, with product MTSAARPRHPYLDHPGPIPFAHRGGTADGLENTAAAFRRAAALGYRYFETDVHTTADGRLVAFHDPTLDRVTDARGRIDRLPWSEVARARVAGKEPLPLFEDLLEEFPEARWNVDIKAAGALEPLVALVRRTNAWDRVCVGSFSESRVSRAHRLAGPRLATSYGVRGVLGLRLRSLGIPAAMRNGAVCAQVPESQGRVRVVDHRFVHEAHARGLQVHVWTVNDPVRTAALLDLGVDGIMTDHLEMLRTVMTDRGVWV from the coding sequence GTGACTTCCGCAGCGCGCCCCCGGCACCCCTATCTCGACCACCCCGGCCCCATACCGTTCGCCCACCGCGGCGGTACGGCCGACGGCCTGGAGAACACGGCGGCGGCGTTCCGGCGCGCGGCCGCCCTCGGCTACCGCTACTTCGAGACGGACGTGCACACCACCGCGGACGGCAGGCTCGTCGCGTTCCACGACCCGACCCTGGACCGTGTGACCGACGCCCGCGGCCGTATCGACCGGCTGCCGTGGAGCGAGGTGGCACGGGCCCGGGTGGCCGGGAAGGAACCCCTCCCGCTGTTCGAGGACCTGCTGGAGGAGTTCCCGGAGGCCCGCTGGAACGTGGACATCAAGGCGGCGGGCGCGCTGGAGCCGCTGGTCGCCCTCGTGCGGCGGACGAACGCCTGGGACCGGGTCTGCGTCGGCTCGTTCTCGGAGAGCCGGGTCTCGCGCGCGCACCGGCTCGCCGGCCCGAGGCTCGCGACCTCGTACGGTGTGCGCGGGGTGCTCGGGCTGCGGCTGCGGTCGCTCGGGATCCCCGCGGCGATGCGCAACGGCGCGGTGTGCGCCCAGGTGCCGGAGTCGCAGGGCCGGGTGCGTGTGGTGGACCACCGATTCGTCCACGAGGCCCACGCCCGCGGGCTCCAGGTGCACGTGTGGACGGTGAACGATCCGGTTCGTACGGCCGCTCTCCTGGATCTGGGAGTGGATGGCATCATGACCGATCATCTGGAGATGCTGCGTACGGTGATGACCGACCGGGGGGTCTGGGTCTGA
- a CDS encoding MFS transporter: MAADTVDGTAGADGAERRREQRGWYFYDFACSVYSTSVLTVFLGPYLTAVAKSAADPDGFVHPLGIPVRAGSVFPYAVSVSVVVAVLLMPMVGAVADRTGRKKPLLAVAAYLGATATAGMFFLDGDRYLLGAFLLIVANASLSVSMVLYNAFLPQIAGPEERDTVSSRGWAFGYTSGALVLVLNLVLYTGHASFGLSESEAVRICLASAGVWWGAFALVPLRRLRDRRTAADGVAPGEGTVGAGWRQLVATLKDMRRHPLTLSFLLAYLVYNDGVQTVISQASVYGSEELGLDQTTLITAVLLVQVLAVAGALGMGRLARSYGAKRTILASLAVWTLILAAGYFLPARTPVWFYALAAAIGLVLGGSQALSRSLFSHLVPRGKEAEYFSAYEMSDRGLSWLGPLVFGLTFQLTGSYRDAIISLVIFFALGFVLLARVPVRRAVAAAGNPVPERI, translated from the coding sequence GTGGCCGCTGACACCGTGGACGGGACCGCCGGGGCGGACGGCGCCGAGCGCCGGCGCGAGCAGCGCGGCTGGTACTTCTACGACTTCGCGTGCTCCGTCTATTCGACGAGCGTCCTGACGGTCTTCCTCGGCCCCTATCTCACCGCGGTCGCGAAGTCCGCGGCGGACCCGGACGGGTTCGTCCACCCGCTGGGCATCCCGGTGCGCGCCGGTTCCGTGTTCCCGTACGCGGTGTCCGTCTCGGTGGTGGTGGCGGTGCTGCTGATGCCGATGGTGGGAGCCGTCGCCGACCGCACGGGCCGCAAGAAGCCGCTCCTGGCCGTCGCCGCGTACCTGGGGGCGACGGCGACGGCGGGCATGTTCTTCCTCGACGGGGACCGCTATCTGCTGGGCGCGTTCCTGCTGATCGTCGCCAACGCCTCGCTCTCGGTCTCGATGGTCCTCTACAACGCGTTCCTGCCCCAGATCGCCGGGCCGGAGGAGCGGGACACGGTCTCCTCGCGGGGCTGGGCCTTCGGCTACACCTCGGGGGCGCTGGTCCTCGTACTGAACCTGGTGCTGTACACCGGTCACGCGTCCTTCGGCCTGTCCGAGTCGGAGGCGGTCCGCATCTGCCTGGCGTCGGCCGGGGTGTGGTGGGGCGCCTTCGCGCTCGTGCCGCTGCGGCGGCTGCGGGACCGGAGGACCGCCGCGGACGGCGTCGCTCCTGGCGAGGGCACGGTCGGAGCGGGCTGGCGGCAGCTGGTCGCGACCCTCAAGGACATGCGCCGCCATCCGCTGACGCTGTCCTTCCTGCTCGCGTACCTCGTCTACAACGACGGCGTGCAGACGGTGATCTCACAGGCGTCGGTGTACGGCTCCGAGGAGCTGGGCCTCGACCAGACCACGTTGATCACGGCGGTCCTGCTCGTGCAGGTGCTGGCGGTGGCCGGGGCGCTGGGCATGGGCCGACTGGCCCGCTCCTACGGGGCCAAGCGCACGATCCTCGCCTCGCTCGCGGTGTGGACGCTGATCCTGGCGGCCGGGTACTTCCTCCCGGCCCGGACGCCGGTGTGGTTCTACGCACTGGCCGCCGCGATCGGTCTGGTGCTGGGCGGCAGCCAGGCGCTGTCGCGTTCGCTCTTCTCCCACCTCGTCCCGCGCGGGAAGGAGGCGGAGTACTTCTCGGCCTACGAGATGAGCGACCGGGGACTGAGCTGGCTGGGACCGCTGGTGTTCGGTCTGACGTTCCAGCTGACGGGAAGCTACCGGGATGCCATCATCTCTCTGGTGATCTTCTTCGCACTGGGATTCGTGCTCCTGGCGCGCGTGCCGGTGAGGCGTGCGGTGGCAGCGGCGGGGAACCCGGTACCGGAGCGGATTTAG
- a CDS encoding RNA polymerase-binding protein RbpA, with protein sequence MSERALRGTRLVVTSYETDRGIDLAPRQAVEYACQNGHRFEMPFSVEAEIPPEWECKACGAQALLVDGDGPEEKKGKPARTHWDMLMERRTREELEEVLAERLAVLRSGAMNIAVHPRDSRKSA encoded by the coding sequence ATGAGTGAGCGAGCTCTTCGCGGCACGCGCCTCGTGGTGACCAGCTACGAGACCGACCGCGGCATCGATCTGGCCCCGCGCCAGGCGGTGGAGTACGCATGCCAGAACGGACATCGTTTCGAGATGCCGTTCTCGGTCGAGGCGGAGATTCCGCCGGAGTGGGAGTGCAAGGCGTGCGGCGCCCAGGCACTCCTGGTGGACGGGGACGGCCCCGAGGAGAAGAAGGGGAAGCCCGCGCGTACGCACTGGGACATGCTCATGGAACGGCGCACGCGTGAGGAGCTCGAGGAGGTGCTGGCCGAGCGGCTGGCCGTCCTCCGCTCCGGGGCCATGAACATCGCGGTGCACCCGCGCGACAGCCGCAAGTCCGCGTAA
- the fxsA gene encoding FxsA family membrane protein, with protein MTTGATTPTAPKRSRARTLVPLGIAAWLVLEIWLLTVVAGAAGGLTVFALLVAGGVLGAVVIKRAGRRAFRNLSETIQRQQSGTADTAGTEDPRSTGNGFLMLGGLLLMLPGLVSDAAGLLLLVPAVRTALGRRTERSLDRRMRQASPGSLGDAFQQARIHRPDGKIVQGEVIREDAPTRPRPEPGPRPPLTS; from the coding sequence ATGACGACCGGCGCAACGACACCGACCGCCCCGAAGCGCTCACGCGCCCGCACCCTCGTTCCCCTCGGCATCGCCGCCTGGCTGGTGCTGGAGATCTGGCTGCTGACCGTCGTGGCCGGAGCCGCGGGCGGGCTGACCGTCTTCGCGCTGCTCGTGGCAGGCGGTGTGCTCGGTGCCGTGGTGATCAAGCGGGCCGGCCGTCGCGCCTTCCGCAATCTGTCGGAGACCATTCAGCGGCAGCAGTCGGGCACCGCGGACACGGCCGGCACCGAGGACCCACGGAGCACCGGGAACGGTTTCCTGATGCTGGGCGGACTGCTCCTCATGCTGCCGGGCCTCGTCTCGGACGCCGCGGGTCTGCTGCTGCTCGTGCCCGCGGTCCGTACGGCCCTGGGCCGGAGGACGGAGCGCTCACTGGACCGCCGAATGCGGCAGGCGAGCCCCGGTTCCCTCGGTGACGCCTTCCAGCAGGCCCGCATTCACCGTCCGGACGGAAAGATCGTGCAGGGTGAGGTCATCCGGGAGGACGCGCCCACGCGGCCCCGCCCAGAGCCGGGTCCGCGTCCGCCGCTGACTTCCTGA
- a CDS encoding polyprenol monophosphomannose synthase translates to MNDGGQRRYGPLGRALVIIPTYNEAENIEPIVSRVRAAVPEADVLVADDNSPDGTGKIADELSAEDGQVHVLHRKGKEGLGAAYLAGFRWGIDNGYGVLVEMDADGSHQPEELPRLLTALKGADLVLGSRWVPGGRVVNWPRSREFLSRGGSTYSRLLLGVPIRDVTGGFRAFRKETLEGLGLDGVASQGYCFQVDLARRAVEAGFHVVEVPITFVERELGDSKMSRDIVVEALWRVTAWGVGARAGRIIGRKPF, encoded by the coding sequence ATGAACGACGGCGGTCAGAGGCGATACGGCCCGCTCGGCAGAGCCTTGGTGATCATTCCGACCTACAACGAGGCGGAGAACATCGAGCCGATCGTCTCCCGGGTGCGTGCCGCCGTGCCGGAGGCGGACGTCCTGGTCGCCGACGACAACAGCCCCGACGGTACGGGGAAGATCGCCGACGAGCTTTCGGCCGAGGACGGCCAGGTCCACGTTCTGCACCGCAAGGGCAAGGAGGGCCTCGGGGCCGCCTATCTCGCGGGATTCCGCTGGGGTATCGACAACGGCTACGGCGTCCTGGTCGAGATGGACGCCGACGGCTCCCACCAGCCGGAGGAACTGCCCCGGCTCCTCACCGCGCTCAAGGGTGCCGACCTCGTGCTCGGCTCCCGGTGGGTGCCCGGCGGGCGCGTCGTGAACTGGCCCAGGTCACGTGAGTTCCTCTCGCGCGGCGGCAGCACCTACTCGCGACTGCTGCTCGGTGTGCCGATCCGCGATGTCACCGGCGGCTTCCGCGCCTTCCGCAAGGAGACGCTCGAAGGGCTGGGGCTGGACGGCGTCGCGTCCCAGGGCTACTGCTTCCAGGTGGACCTCGCCCGGCGGGCCGTGGAGGCCGGTTTCCACGTGGTCGAGGTGCCGATCACCTTCGTGGAGCGCGAGCTGGGCGACTCCAAGATGAGCCGCGACATCGTCGTCGAGGCGCTGTGGCGGGTCACCGCCTGGGGCGTCGGCGCCCGGGCCGGCAGGATCATCGGGCGCAAGCCGTTCTGA
- a CDS encoding amidohydrolase — protein sequence MSESATQAEHRTVLLRGGEVHSPADPFATAMVVERGHIAWVGSEGAADAFASGVDEVVDLEGALVTPAFVDAHVHTTATGLALTGLDLSTAASLAEAAERIRAYADARPADRVLIGHGWDASRWPERRPLGREELDRLTGGRPLYLTRIDVHSALVTTAMLDLVPAVRGMDGFRDGEPLTGEAHHAVRSAAHATVSPEQRAEAQRAALRHAASLGIGTVHECGGPDISSEDDFTGLLKTAADEPGPRVVGYWADTDVERARGLGAAGAAGDLFADGSLGSHTACLHEPYADAPHTGVAHLDAAAVAAHVTACTEAGLQAGFHAIGDRAIAHVVEGVRAAASALGLARIRAARHRVEHAEMLTPETVAAFAELGLTASVQPAFDAAWGGDAGMYAQRLGVERARTLNPYAALLRAGVPLAFGSDSPVTPVDPWGTVRAAAFHRTPEHRISVRAAFTAHTRGGWRAVGRDDAGTLVPGAPADYAVWRTGDLVVQAPDDRVARWSTDPRSGTPGLPDLTPGNPLPECLRTVVFGQTVYVRPGE from the coding sequence ATGAGTGAGAGCGCGACCCAGGCCGAACACCGCACCGTGCTGCTGCGCGGCGGAGAAGTCCACAGCCCCGCCGACCCCTTCGCCACCGCCATGGTCGTCGAACGTGGGCACATCGCCTGGGTGGGCTCCGAGGGGGCCGCGGACGCCTTCGCCTCGGGGGTGGACGAGGTGGTCGACCTCGAGGGCGCCCTGGTCACCCCGGCCTTCGTGGACGCGCACGTCCACACCACGGCGACGGGCCTCGCGCTCACCGGACTCGACCTCTCGACCGCCGCCTCGCTCGCCGAGGCGGCGGAACGCATCCGGGCGTACGCCGACGCCCGGCCCGCCGACCGCGTCCTCATCGGACACGGCTGGGACGCCTCGCGCTGGCCCGAGCGGCGGCCGCTCGGCAGGGAAGAGCTGGACCGGCTCACCGGAGGCCGCCCGCTGTACCTCACCCGGATCGACGTCCACTCCGCGCTCGTCACGACCGCGATGCTCGACCTCGTGCCCGCGGTGCGCGGCATGGACGGCTTCCGCGACGGCGAGCCGCTCACCGGCGAGGCGCACCACGCCGTGCGGTCCGCCGCCCACGCCACGGTCTCCCCGGAGCAGCGGGCAGAGGCCCAGCGCGCCGCGCTGCGGCACGCCGCGTCCCTCGGTATCGGCACCGTCCACGAGTGCGGCGGCCCCGACATCTCCTCCGAGGACGACTTCACGGGGCTGCTCAAGACGGCGGCCGACGAGCCGGGGCCCCGGGTCGTGGGGTACTGGGCCGACACGGACGTGGAGCGGGCCCGCGGTCTCGGGGCGGCCGGAGCCGCCGGAGACCTCTTCGCCGACGGCTCGCTCGGCTCCCACACCGCCTGCCTGCACGAACCGTACGCCGACGCCCCGCACACCGGTGTCGCCCACCTCGACGCCGCCGCCGTCGCCGCGCACGTCACCGCGTGCACCGAGGCCGGGCTCCAGGCCGGCTTCCACGCCATCGGCGACCGGGCGATCGCCCATGTCGTGGAGGGCGTGAGGGCCGCGGCGAGCGCCCTCGGGCTCGCCAGGATCCGAGCCGCCCGCCACCGGGTCGAGCACGCGGAGATGCTCACCCCCGAGACGGTCGCCGCGTTCGCCGAGCTCGGTCTGACCGCCTCGGTGCAGCCCGCCTTCGACGCGGCCTGGGGCGGCGACGCCGGGATGTACGCGCAGCGCCTCGGCGTCGAACGGGCCCGCACCCTCAACCCGTACGCCGCCCTGCTGCGAGCCGGCGTCCCGCTCGCCTTCGGCTCGGACAGCCCGGTCACCCCGGTCGACCCGTGGGGCACCGTCAGGGCCGCCGCCTTCCACCGCACGCCCGAGCACCGGATCTCGGTACGCGCCGCGTTCACCGCCCACACCCGCGGTGGCTGGCGTGCCGTGGGACGCGACGACGCGGGCACGCTGGTGCCCGGAGCCCCCGCCGACTACGCGGTCTGGCGCACCGGTGACCTCGTGGTCCAGGCGCCGGACGACCGGGTCGCCCGCTGGTCCACCGACCCCCGTTCCGGCACGCCCGGCCTGCCCGATCTCACCCCCGGGAACCCGCTCCCCGAGTGCCTGCGGACCGTGGTCTTCGGACAAACGGTCTACGTACGGCCGGGCGAGTGA
- a CDS encoding Lrp/AsnC family transcriptional regulator, whose protein sequence is MEELDRQIVELLVKDGRMSYTDLGKATGLSTSAVHQRVRRLEQRGVIRGYAAVVDPEEVGLPLTAFISVKPFDPSAPDDIAERLAGVPEIEACHSVAGEENYILKVRVGTPLELEELLGQIRSLAGVSTRTTVVLSTPYEARPPRI, encoded by the coding sequence ATGGAGGAGCTGGATCGTCAGATCGTCGAGTTGCTCGTCAAGGACGGGCGCATGAGCTACACCGATCTGGGCAAGGCCACGGGCCTGTCCACCTCGGCGGTGCACCAGCGCGTGCGTCGGCTCGAGCAGCGGGGCGTCATCCGGGGGTACGCCGCCGTCGTCGACCCGGAGGAGGTCGGGCTGCCCCTCACCGCGTTCATCTCGGTGAAGCCCTTCGACCCCAGTGCCCCCGACGACATCGCCGAGCGGCTGGCGGGCGTGCCCGAGATCGAGGCCTGCCACAGCGTCGCCGGCGAGGAGAACTACATCCTCAAGGTCCGGGTGGGCACCCCGCTGGAGCTGGAGGAACTGCTCGGCCAGATCCGCTCGCTCGCCGGCGTCTCCACCCGCACGACGGTGGTCCTCTCCACCCCGTACGAGGCACGGCCGCCGCGAATCTAG
- a CDS encoding acyl-CoA dehydrogenase family protein gives MPDRAPQPVDRTLPTEEARDLIALVREIVQREIAPRAAEEEEAGRFPRELFSLLSESGLLGLPYDSEYGGGDQPYEVYLQVLEELAAARLTVGLGVSVHSLACHALANYGTKEQRGEYLAAMLGGGLLGAYCLSEPSSGSDAASLRTKAERDGDDWVITGTKAWITHGGVADFYTVLARSGGEGARGISAFLVPGDAEGLSAAAPEKKMGMKGSPTAQLHFDGVRVPDARRIGDEGQGFAIALSALDSGRLGIAACAIGVAQAALDESLDYATGRRQFGRPIADFQGLRFMLADMATKVEAGRALYLAAARLRDRGLPFSKEAAMAKLFCTDTAMQVATDAVQILGGYGYTADFPVERLMREAKVLQIVEGTNQIQRMVIARHLAGPESR, from the coding sequence ATGCCCGACCGCGCCCCGCAGCCGGTGGACCGGACACTGCCCACCGAGGAGGCCAGGGATCTGATCGCCCTGGTCCGTGAGATCGTCCAGCGGGAGATCGCTCCACGCGCGGCCGAGGAGGAGGAAGCGGGCCGCTTCCCGCGCGAACTGTTCTCCCTGCTCTCCGAGTCGGGACTGCTCGGCCTTCCCTACGACTCCGAGTACGGCGGCGGCGACCAGCCGTACGAGGTCTACCTCCAGGTCCTCGAGGAACTGGCCGCGGCCCGCCTCACCGTGGGGCTGGGCGTCAGCGTCCACTCGCTCGCCTGCCACGCCCTCGCCAACTACGGGACCAAGGAACAGCGCGGCGAGTACCTCGCCGCGATGCTCGGCGGCGGACTGCTCGGCGCGTACTGCCTCTCCGAGCCGTCGTCCGGCTCGGACGCGGCCTCCCTGCGCACGAAGGCCGAGCGCGACGGCGACGACTGGGTCATCACCGGAACCAAGGCGTGGATCACCCACGGCGGTGTGGCCGACTTCTACACCGTGCTGGCCCGTTCCGGCGGCGAGGGCGCCCGTGGCATCTCGGCGTTCCTCGTGCCGGGCGACGCCGAGGGGCTGAGCGCGGCCGCGCCCGAGAAGAAGATGGGCATGAAGGGCTCGCCCACCGCCCAGCTGCACTTCGACGGCGTACGCGTCCCCGACGCCCGCCGGATCGGCGACGAGGGGCAGGGCTTCGCGATCGCCCTGTCCGCGCTCGACTCGGGTCGCCTCGGCATCGCGGCCTGCGCGATCGGCGTGGCCCAGGCCGCCCTCGACGAGTCCCTCGACTACGCCACCGGCAGGAGGCAGTTCGGCCGCCCGATCGCCGACTTCCAGGGCCTGCGGTTCATGCTCGCGGACATGGCCACGAAGGTCGAGGCGGGGCGCGCGCTGTACCTCGCCGCCGCGCGGCTGCGCGACCGGGGTCTGCCGTTCTCGAAGGAGGCGGCGATGGCCAAGCTGTTCTGCACGGACACGGCGATGCAGGTCGCCACGGATGCCGTGCAGATCCTCGGCGGCTACGGCTACACCGCGGACTTCCCGGTGGAGCGGCTGATGCGCGAGGCGAAGGTGCTGCAGATCGTGGAGGGCACCAACCAGATCCAGCGGATGGTCATCGCCCGTCACCTCGCTGGGCCAGAGTCCCGCTGA
- a CDS encoding SCO1431 family membrane protein produces MTTTTATATVARARTGGPKDDGPKIVEQIMGWVLVVVIAMLVTRAGLL; encoded by the coding sequence ATGACCACGACCACCGCCACCGCCACCGTCGCCCGTGCGCGCACCGGAGGCCCCAAGGACGACGGCCCCAAGATCGTCGAGCAGATCATGGGCTGGGTCCTCGTGGTCGTCATCGCGATGCTGGTCACCCGGGCCGGGCTCCTCTGA
- a CDS encoding peptidase C39 family protein, translating into MTTPASRRTVLTAALAAAAGGSALSSAGPASATGIPVPAARPLPLVDNRFWNSYTDWRSGEGAGTRAVAGSRPGLVIGTPAGRTRYADPHTGRTTAWEYARWISPVHRPRVAATEVIASWNARTPAGTWLQTELSGTYGDGSTTPWFVMGRWASGDGDIRRTSVDGQTDGRSSIWTDTFSVDAPASGLRLVSYRLRLTLYRRPGTALTPTVWRVGAMASDVPDRFTVPASTPRVARELAVPRYSQNTHVGQYPEYDNGGEAWCSPTSSQMIVEYWGRRPTPEELAWVDPDFADPQVCHAARHTYDHQYEGCGNWPFNAAYAASYREMNAVVTRLESLGQLESLVKAGIPAITSQSFLKEELTGAGYGTSGHLMTVIGFTPGGDVIANDPASPSNEAVRRVYRRAEWETIWLRTKRYNASGKVASGTGGVCYLFWPERPTAAQRKALAALGID; encoded by the coding sequence ATGACCACGCCTGCCTCGCGCAGAACCGTCCTCACCGCGGCACTCGCGGCCGCGGCCGGCGGAAGCGCCCTGTCCTCCGCCGGCCCCGCGTCCGCCACCGGCATCCCGGTGCCCGCCGCCCGGCCGCTGCCGCTCGTGGACAACCGTTTCTGGAACTCGTACACGGACTGGCGCAGCGGCGAGGGCGCCGGTACCCGGGCCGTCGCGGGCAGCCGCCCCGGACTGGTGATCGGCACCCCCGCGGGCCGCACGCGGTACGCCGACCCCCACACCGGTCGCACCACGGCCTGGGAGTACGCGAGGTGGATCTCGCCCGTGCACCGCCCACGGGTGGCGGCGACGGAGGTCATCGCCTCCTGGAACGCCCGCACCCCGGCCGGGACCTGGCTGCAGACGGAGCTGTCCGGCACCTACGGCGACGGCAGCACGACCCCCTGGTTCGTCATGGGCCGCTGGGCGTCGGGCGACGGGGACATCCGGCGCACCTCCGTCGACGGCCAGACCGACGGCAGGAGCAGCATCTGGACCGACACCTTCTCCGTGGACGCCCCGGCGAGCGGACTGCGGCTGGTCTCGTACCGGCTCCGCCTGACCCTCTACCGGAGGCCGGGCACGGCGCTCACCCCCACCGTGTGGCGCGTCGGAGCCATGGCCTCTGACGTCCCGGACCGTTTCACCGTGCCGGCCTCCACACCCCGGGTCGCCCGCGAGCTGGCCGTGCCGCGCTATTCGCAGAACACCCACGTCGGCCAGTACCCCGAGTACGACAACGGCGGTGAGGCCTGGTGCAGCCCCACGTCGTCCCAGATGATCGTGGAGTACTGGGGGCGCCGGCCGACGCCCGAGGAGCTGGCCTGGGTCGATCCCGACTTCGCCGACCCCCAGGTCTGCCACGCGGCCCGCCACACCTACGACCACCAGTACGAGGGCTGCGGGAACTGGCCGTTCAACGCCGCCTACGCGGCCTCGTACCGCGAGATGAACGCCGTGGTCACCAGGCTGGAGTCGCTCGGCCAGCTGGAGTCGCTCGTCAAGGCCGGCATCCCGGCCATCACCTCCCAGTCCTTCCTGAAGGAGGAGCTGACCGGCGCGGGCTACGGCACCTCCGGCCATCTGATGACCGTGATCGGCTTCACCCCCGGCGGGGACGTGATCGCGAACGACCCGGCCTCGCCGAGCAACGAGGCCGTCCGCCGGGTGTACAGGCGGGCCGAGTGGGAGACGATCTGGCTGCGCACGAAGCGGTACAACGCGAGCGGAAAAGTGGCGTCCGGCACAGGCGGCGTCTGCTACCTCTTCTGGCCCGAGCGCCCGACGGCCGCCCAGCGCAAGGCCCTCGCCGCCCTCGGCATCGACTGA
- a CDS encoding uridine kinase family protein, with the protein MSRPVSLDRAAAGLRALPPSCGPVRLIAVDGHAGSGKSTFAGRLAEALGGAPVLRLDDIATHDELFTWTGRLTEQVIGPWSRGESALYHPYDWNLRRFGEPRSLPAAPVVLVEGVGAGRRALRPRIARLLWMERGPEESWARGRHRDGPGLSGFWDGWTAAERRHFADDPSRPFADTLVRELPEGYEWLPGPGATAGANHSLTERDHSDRRTERSEIHPGGCSNSA; encoded by the coding sequence ATGAGCCGCCCCGTGTCACTCGATCGCGCCGCCGCAGGGCTGCGGGCGCTGCCGCCGTCCTGCGGTCCCGTCCGGCTGATCGCGGTCGACGGACACGCGGGTTCCGGCAAGAGCACCTTCGCCGGCCGGCTCGCCGAGGCCCTGGGCGGGGCGCCCGTCCTCCGCCTCGACGACATCGCCACCCACGACGAACTCTTCACCTGGACGGGCCGATTGACCGAGCAGGTGATCGGTCCGTGGTCGCGGGGCGAGAGCGCGCTGTATCACCCGTACGACTGGAACCTCCGGCGCTTCGGGGAGCCGCGGAGCCTGCCCGCAGCGCCGGTCGTCCTCGTCGAGGGGGTGGGTGCGGGCCGCCGGGCGCTGCGGCCCCGGATCGCCCGTCTGCTCTGGATGGAGCGGGGCCCCGAGGAGTCGTGGGCCCGCGGCCGGCACCGCGACGGGCCTGGCCTCTCCGGCTTCTGGGACGGATGGACCGCGGCGGAGCGCCGTCACTTCGCGGACGATCCCTCGCGCCCGTTCGCCGACACCCTGGTGCGCGAGTTGCCCGAGGGATACGAGTGGCTGCCAGGGCCCGGCGCGACAGCAGGGGCGAACCATTCCCTCACGGAACGTGACCACTCCGACCGGCGTACCGAGCGGTCGGAGATCCACCCTGGCGGGTGCTCCAACTCCGCTTGA